A region of Triplophysa rosa linkage group LG16, Trosa_1v2, whole genome shotgun sequence DNA encodes the following proteins:
- the si:ch211-133n4.6 gene encoding uncharacterized protein si:ch211-133n4.6, translating into MLTRYILILCSLALVLVEADIEAADGGSQAIFATDQDSTSDEAPTESMNLVLSDLPNDELLYHNGATADASSTSAETGNNSPQVNDVPKADAAQSSMEDHDEDEGPDSEEVAVVKPAPVPVQRATKSHNASARKRSKPSSATKKRSRNLRP; encoded by the exons ATGCTCACCAG GTACATTCTTATCCTCTGCTCGTTGGCGCTGGTTCTGGTCGAAGCAGACATTGAAGCAG ctGATGGAGGGTCCCAAGCCATTTTTGCCACAG ATCAGGACTCAACCTCAGACGAGGCACCGACTG AAAGTATGAACTTGGTTTTGTCCGACCTCCCCAACG ATGAGCTTTTGTATCATAATGGAGCAACCGCAG ATGCCAGCAGTACTAGTGCAGAGACAGGAAATAATT CACCTCAAGTAAATGATGTACCCAAAGCAG ATGCAGCTCAATCTAGTATGGAAGACCATGATG AGGACGAAGGCCCAGACTCGGAGGAGGTGGCAGTGGTGAAACCCGCCCCAGTTCCAGTCCAACGGGCAAccaaatcccacaatgcatcagCACGCAAGCGCAGCAAACCCTCCTCTGCCACAAAAAAGAGATCAAGAAACCTTCGTCCATGA